TGAAACGGGAACTGGAAAAGAGCAGAAAGAAAGGAAATGTAGCCTAAATCTGATGTTGGAACAAACTATTTTTGCGAAAAACCCTTGACACTACCAGATAATAATCGCAGACAATCTCGCGCATACGGGTGAATTCCTTGAGACTATGCTTGCCCCGTTGTGGTACAGCCACATATTTTTCCTTAAAATGTCTTTCCCACATATCTATTATGTCCGGCCCCCTTACGTATTTTTCTCCATATCGTCTTTTACATTCGACACGCACCGTAGAATCCCGATTAATTTTCTCAAAATCGCTGATAAACCGAACCCACACTCTAACCTTTATGTATATTATCATAAGAAATGGACAAGAAACAGATCAGATATACCGTTGCATGCGTCAACGAGTTCGCCGCAAACAAGAGCCTCACCGAAAAGCAGGCTTTTGATTATCTATGCAATCACGGAGCGATGGATTTCCTTGTCGAATTCTACGATGTGGAGCATACACTCTCATTTGAAGACGCCATCAACGACCTGACGCTAGTCAGCCAGCAGAACGGAGGGAAGATACAGTGATTCTCTTCCACTCAGAAAAAGCGATTGCGCTGTTGAAAAAGAAGGAGTCGGCCCATGTCTAAGCCAAAAATGCTTGCTGAACTCATAACGGGAGACATCATCTCGTATGTGATGGAAGACCAGAAACTCTCTCTCATCGAGGCTATGCGTAGGTTCTACGCTTCTGAAACATTCGCCAAGTTGGTTGACCTGGAAACCGGACTTTACCTTGAAAGTTCTCCCTATGTCTACGACATATTCAAGGCGGAACAGGAAAACGGGAAACTGACTCAACTCGAAGTCTAGCCTAAGCCGGCTCCTTACGCGGCCAGCCTTTTCAACCTATACTCTACCGGGCTCAGGTACCCGAGCGTGCTATCCGACATCTTTTCCGACATTCTTTCCGAAATTGCCCTGGCGAACAATGACGAATTCGCAGAGATTATCTCCAAGATGGCTTAACCTCCCATATCAACAAGTATCTGCACCAAGACCTTATAGTCCAGATACTGGATTCCATCTTTCCCTTGATGGATTTTGTCAGCCAGTTCGCTGTTATAATACATATCCATCGCCTGTTCTAGCGAACAGTTCTTCACCTGCGCAAGATGCGCAATAATGCGCTCTTCCAGGCGTTCCTGATAGACTTTTTCCAGAACATCTTCGTCTACCATTTTACACCTCTTCGCAACCCTTGTATTTCAGGACCGCATCAATAGCCTTTTGCGTGATAAAGGCGATCTGGTCGTAAGTCGGATAAGCCTTTATTTCCTTCAATGCCCGCGACATATCCCAGATACCGGAGTGATACATATCCACAACACGGAAAACCTTGTCATTTGCG
The DNA window shown above is from Fibrobacter sp. UWP2 and carries:
- a CDS encoding DUF3791 domain-containing protein, with product MDKKQIRYTVACVNEFAANKSLTEKQAFDYLCNHGAMDFLVEFYDVEHTLSFEDAINDLTLVSQQNGGKIQ